The region CCCTTAAAATCCTGCTGCTATGGCAACAAGGGTTATCCATTTCATAGGCGAGGGTGGGGGAGAAGCAAGCCAAACCTCTGATCGACCCGGACACATCAAAAATTCTCGGCGCCGAGAGAAAGACGAGATTCAGTAAGTAATTCAGTGAGTGCTTTCTTTTATAAGAAGAGCGTCGGCTTGGAAGAAGAAAATGAAATACGAACAACCGCGCTGGTTGTAATAGATCGACTTGAATGCGTCTTCTTGCTCTAGCATTCAAGTTCCATTTCAAGGAAGAACGACGTACCATGATACTTTCTGTTTTGTCGAGCCCTGCTTTGGTCTCTGGTTTGATGGTTGTACGTGCTAAAAATCCGGTACATTCCGTTTTGTTTCCCATCCTAGTCTTTTGCGACacttctagtttacttattttgttAGGTCTCGACTTCTCCGCTATGATCTCCCCAGTAGTTCATATAGGAGCTATTGCCGTTTCATTCCTATTCGTGGTTATGATGTTCAATATTCAAATAGCGGAGATTCAAGAAGAAGTATTGCGCTATTTACCAGTGAGTGGTATTATTGGACTGATCTTTTGGTGGGAAATGTTCTTCATTTTAGATAATGAAACCATTCCATTACTACCAACCCATAGAAATACGACCTCTCTGAGATATACGGTTTATGCCGGAAAGGTACGAAGTTGGACTAATTTGGAAACATTG is a window of Triticum dicoccoides isolate Atlit2015 ecotype Zavitan chromosome 2B, WEW_v2.0, whole genome shotgun sequence DNA encoding:
- the LOC119363925 gene encoding NADH-ubiquinone oxidoreductase chain 6-like; this translates as MILSVLSSPALVSGLMVVRAKNPVHSVLFPILVFCDTSSLLILLGLDFSAMISPVVHIGAIAVSFLFVVMMFNIQIAEIQEEVLRYLPVSGIIGLIFWWEMFFILDNETIPLLPTHRNTTSLRYTVYAGKVRSWTNLETLGNLLYTYYSVWFLVSSLILLVAMIGAIVLTMHRTTKVKRQDVFR